From Dehalococcoidales bacterium, the proteins below share one genomic window:
- a CDS encoding type II toxin-antitoxin system RelE/ParE family toxin, translating to MSYSVRFSASASARIRQLDNVIARRVLNRIKWLSENFETLSPEPLTGSYAGLYKVRIGSYRLVYSIDHEEKLLNIILFDHRKDVYRRR from the coding sequence ATGAGCTACAGCGTCCGGTTTAGCGCCTCAGCATCCGCCCGTATCAGGCAACTGGATAACGTTATCGCCCGGCGCGTGCTGAACAGGATTAAGTGGCTTTCAGAAAACTTTGAAACCCTGAGTCCGGAACCATTGACCGGCAGCTATGCCGGACTCTATAAAGTCCGAATCGGCAGCTACCGATTGGTCTATTCTATTGACCACGAGGAAAAATTACTTAACATCATCTTATTTGACCATCGCAAAGACGTGTACCGGAGGCGCTGA